The nucleotide window TGGATGTTGACTGTTGTTGGTATGGGCTTGCCACCAAATTTGACGATGTGTTTACCTGCAATCGCACCAATTAACTGCTCTTCTAAATCTCCTCGCTCATGCAAGGAGGCACAGATAATTAAGTTAATTACTGGCTTATAGGGATAGTAAGAAAGTGCTGCTAATAGGTGTTTGAGGGATTGGGTGACTTTGGCGGTGGCATCGTCGGTGACTCGCAGGTGGTTTTTGGGGTTTGCGTCGTATGCGGCATAGCCTGACAACCACTGTTTGTAGTCGAGTTTGGTGATGGCATCTCCTTCTAGGTACTCTACATAACCCTCTGTTGGTAGCTCGGTTGGACGGTAGTAGCAATTCTCTAAATAACTGGGAAATCTGATTTTTTGGTCTGACGTAAAGAATTTCACGCCGGAATTACCGAGGTCATAACCAGCAATGAGGGTGAGTGTACCCTTTTGCCCAATGGTGGCATTAAAGGGCATGACTGCCAATTCTGTCATAGGGTTTTATCCTCAAAATATTCAATTGACAAGCTTCTGAAATAGGCTTGCTGCCTTGGTTTTGATTACCTCTGCATTAACGTGGTAGCCAATAGAATTTCTGCGGCATTTTCACCAGCTAACACAGATTTATTATTGGTTTGGCATTTCTGCCTTATACCTGATATATTATCTTTGTCACGACATTGTGTCAACACAATATTAAAATTACTAGACAATTAGATGTCATGGAGGCAAATTAGGAGAGAATGAGTTATTTAGATTGGATGGTTGATCGGCGAAGAAGCGAAGATTATCGGCAACTAAGTGGCCACATACCTACAGCAATGTACAAAAAGTTCAAAGCTCTTTGTGCAGAGAGGGATGTGACTCAAAGTGAAGCTTTAGAAGAGGCACTCAGACTATGGTTTGAGCATGGCGAGGAGACAAACGATAGCCCTCCGGCTAGTTCCAAACAAAATAATCAGTAAAAAATATGGAGAAATGTAAAGTAAAAAATCAAACTAATACCAAGTTACAGAAGACAAAAACTTCTGTAAAATCGAGCTATTGCTTAAATGAAACGTTTAACGGAGGTACAGATAGAACAACGCCAAACATAAAAAAGACAAAGCGTACTAAACCGTAAACGCTTTGCC belongs to Nostoc sp. UHCC 0870 and includes:
- a CDS encoding ribbon-helix-helix domain-containing protein, with the protein product MSYLDWMVDRRRSEDYRQLSGHIPTAMYKKFKALCAERDVTQSEALEEALRLWFEHGEETNDSPPASSKQNNQ